In the Clostridium sp. 'White wine YQ' genome, AATAATTAGTGCTCTTGGAGATTCATTAATTGTTACAGAAGCTACAGAAAAAAGCGGAAGCTTAATAACAGTAGGCTATTCACTAGAACTTGGTCGGGATATTGTTACTGTTCCTGGGAATCCATTAAGTCAAAATAGCAAAGGATGTAATCAACTTATAAAAGATGGTGCTAAAATACTTATAGAAATCGATGACTTGTATGAGCTATTAAAAATTAAAAAAACTGCTAAAAATAGTAATAAATATACTGGGGAAAAGGCCATTCTATTTAACATGATCGGAAAAACTCCTATTCACATTAATGAGTTGGCACAAAAATGTAATATTGACATAAATGCAATTTATGGTTTATTATTTGAATTGCAACTTGATAAAGTAGTAATTAGTTTAAATGGAAACTATTATGCTAGGATAAGTTAAATTTTTAAGGGGGTGAACACCTCTAGCATAGAGGTAAGTAATGGGACAAAATTTAGTTATTGTTGAGTCACCAGCTAAAGCAAAAACCATTGGCAAATATTTAGGTAAAAACTACGTAGTTGAAGCATCAATGGGACATGTACGCGATCTTCCTAAAAGCCAATTAGGCGTAAGTATAGAAGAAAATTTTTCCCCTAAGTATATTACTATTAGAGGAAAAGGGGATTTACTAGATAAATTGAAAAAACTTGCTAAGAAGAGTGACAAGATATTTCTTGCAACTGACCCTGATAGAGAAGGGGAAGCTATTTCATGGCATTTAGCAAATATTTTGAAGATATCCAGTGAAGAGTCTTGTAGAATAGAATTTAATGAAGTAACAAAAGAAGCTGTTAAAGCTTCTATAAAAAAGCCAAGACCAATAAATCAAAATTTAGTAGATGCACAACAGGCAAGAAGAGTATTGGATAGACTTGTGGGATATCAAATAAGTCCAATATTATGGAAAAACGTAAAATGGGGATTAAGTGCAGGAAGAGTTCAATCAGCTGCCCTTAAACTTGTTTGTGACAGAGAAAATGAAATTAAAGCATTTGAACCAAAGGAATTTTGGACTGTTGATTGTTTTTTGAAAAAGAACAATAAAAAATTTCAAGTAAAGCTATCACAATACAAAAATAAAAAAATAGAAATAAGTACTGAAGAAGAAGCATTAAAAATAATTGAGGATTTAAATAAAGGAAATTATTTAGTAAAAGAAGTTAAAAAGGGCAGTAAGCTAAAAAATCCATTGCCACCTTTCACAACTTCAACTTTACAACAAGATGCCAATAAAAAACTTAATTTTATGACTAAGAAAACAATGTCTGTAGCTCAAAAGCTTTATGAAGGTGTTGAAATAAAAGGAAGAGGTACAATAGGTCTAATTACCTATATGAGAACTGACTCAGTAAGAATTTCTTCTGAAGCTCAAGAAAAAGCTCTTGAATTTATTAAAGAGACATATGGAGAATCATATTCTCCAAAAACACCAAGAGTTTTCAAAAGCAAAAAAAATATTCAAGATGCTCATGAAGCTATTAGACCAACTTATGTTGAAATAACTCCAGAGATAGCAAAGGATAATCTTACACCTGAAGGTTATAAACTATACTCACTTATATGGAAAAGATTTGTTGCAAGCCAAATGTCTTCATGTGAATTAAACACTATTTCAGTTTTGATTGAAAATGGAGATTATAAATTAAGAGCATCAGGTTCTAATATAAAATTTGATGGATTTATGAAAATATATGAATATACTACAGACGAGGAAAATGAAGATGTTACTATTCCAGAAATAGAAGCAGGGGAAGAACTAAAAGAAGACTCAATCGCGCCTAAACAACATTTTACACAACCTCCTAGTAGATATACTGAAGCATCTTTTGTTAAATTATTAGAGGAAAAGGGCATTGGAAGACCAAGTACCTATGTTCCAACTATATCAACCTTAATAGATAGAAAATATGTATTAAGAGAGAAGAAAAACTTAATTCCCACTGATTTAGGATTTATAGTAAATACTATTATGTCAGATTATTTTAACGAAATTGTGGATACTGATTTTACAGCAGAAATGGAATCGAAATTAGATAATATAGAAGAAGGTAAAGACAACTGGAAAAAAATTGTTGAGGAATTCTTTACTCCATTGAAAGTTTCAATAGAAAAAGCTGAAACTGAAGTATCTAAGATTGTAATTGAAGACAAAGTTTCTGATGTTCCGTGTGATAAGTGTGGAAGAATGATGGTGATTAAACATGGACGTTTTGGAGATTTCCTTGCATGTCCTGGTTATCCTGAATGTCAAAATACAAAACCTATTGTTCATGAAATAGATGCACCATGTCCAAAATGCGGTGGAAAAGTATTGCTTAAGAGAAGTAAGAAGGGCAACAAGTTCTATGGTTGTTCAAATTACCCAAATTGTGACTTTGTAAGTTGGCATGAACCTGCAAAGGAAAAATGTGACAAATGTAATTCACCAATGGTTTACAAATATTCTAAATCAAAAGGTAAATATTTAGAATGTACTAACTCAGAATGTGGAAATAAGGTACCTGTAACTACAGAAAATGAAGAACAATAATGTCGAAATATAAAAGAGTAGGTTGAAAATGATATTTTCTTGTGGTATATTATAAATAGTACAAATAATCGTAAAATTTCAACTATTTGAAATTTTCAAATAATATTAATATATTTATAGTTTAAAACTATTAGGAGGAGCTCTATGTCAACCCTACTCTCAAAAACAAGAAAATTAAATAAAATACTACAAAAATCAGGTACTGAGCCAGTTGCTTTTGAAGATATATGTGAAATGTTAAGTGATGTTATGGAATGTAATGTTTATGTAGTAAGCAGAAGAGGAAAAATTCTTGGGCATACATTTTCAGTTGGATTCGAGTGCGAAATAATGAAGAAAAAAGTACTTGAAGAAAAGAAGTTTCCTGAGGATTATAACAACAAATTGCTTAACATTCATGAATCTTTGCCTAACTTACATAATAAAGGAATATGTGTTTTTGATGGACAAGGCGGTTGTAATTTAGACAATAAGATTACCACTATTGTGCCTATCATAGGTAACAGGGAAAGACTTGGAACTCTTTTACTTGCTAGATTTGGAACACCTTTTAATGATGAGGATTTAGTTCTTGCTGAATATTCTGCAACTATTGTAGGTATGGAAATGCTAAGAGCAAAGCAAGTTGAACTTGAGGATGAAGCTAGAAAGAAAGCAGTGGTTCAATTAGCTATAGGAACACTATCATATTCAGAGTTAGAAGCAGTTGAACACATCTTTGATGAGTTAGAAGGAAATGAAGGACTTTTAGTAGCATCAAAGATAGCTGATAAAGTTGGGATTACAAGATCTGTTATTGTTAATGCACTTAGAAAATTTGAAAGTGCTGGTGTAATAGAATCTAGATCTCTTGGTATGAAGGGAACTCATATCCGTATACTTAATGATAAGTTATTAGAAGAGTTAAAAAAGATTAAATAATAAACTAAAAGGAATTTAGTAATTACTAAATTCCTTTTTTATGTCTGTACATATTTAAATTTGTCAAAAAAAAGTAATATTTTTAAATTTTATATTGCTACTTAAAATCCTCTATGTTATACTATCTAAGGTAAGAAAATACACACATCGTCTTATTTATAGAGTGGTGCCCTAAGGGAAGATCTGTAAAAATGCGGATGATGGAGGTTAAACCAATAGGAGGTAACAACAAATGTCAGTAATTTCAATGAAACAATTATTAGAAGCAGGTGTTCACTTTGGACATCAAACAAGAAGATGGAACCCTAAAATGGCTCCATATATATTCACAGAAAGAAACGGAATATATATAATAGATCTTCAAAAAACAGTTAAGAAGGTAGAAGAAGCTTATGACTTCATCAAAGAAGTAGCAACAGAAGGAAAAGATATACTTTTCGTTGGTACTAAGAAACAAGCTCAAGAAGCTATTCAAGAAGAAGCTATAAGATCAAACATGCATTTCGTTAACAATAGATGGTTAGGTGGAATGTTAACTAACTTCAATACTATAAGAACAAGAATCAGAAGATTAGCTGAATTAGAACAAATGGAACAAGATGGAACTTTCGAAGTTCTTCCTAAGAAAGAAGTAACAAATCTTAAAAATGAAAAAGAAAAGTTAATCAAAAACTTAGGTGGAATGAAAGAAGTTAACGTTTCTAACATAGGAGCAATGTTCGTTGTTGACCCTAGAAAAGAAAAGAATGCTATTTCTGAAGCTAAAATTCTTGGAATTCCTGTTGTAGCTATAGTTGATACAAACTGTGATCCAGATGAAGTTGATTATGTAATACCTGGAAACGATGATGCTATAAGAGCAGTAAAATTAATAACTGCTAAATTAGCTGATGCTATAATAGAAGGAAGACAAGGCGAACAATTAGCTGAATAATTTAAGAAAATAAAGGTAGGTGAAGAATTTCTTCATTTACCTTTTGACTTAATAAATTTAAGGAGGAATTACGATGATAACTGCACAATCAGTTAAGGAATTAAGAGAAAGAACTGGCGCAGGTATGATGGACTGCAAAAAAGCCTTAACAGAATGTAATGGAGATATGGATAAGGCTGTTGAAATATTAAGAGAAAAAGGTCTTGCAGCTGCTGCTAAAAAAGCTGGAAGAGTTGCTGCAGAAGGTATTGTTAAAACTTACATTTCTGCTGATAAGAAAAAAGGAGCTATAGTTGAATTAAACTGTGAAACAGATTTCGTTGCTGCAAACGATGAATTCATATCTTTCGCTGATAGATTAGCTGAAATGGCTTCAACTACAACTGCTGCTGATGTAGAAGCTTTTGTAAACGAAAAATTCAATGATGAACAAACAATCCAAGAAGCTTTAACAGCTTTAATCGCTAAGCTTGGAGAAAACATGACTGTAAGAAGATTCAAGAACTTATCAGTTGAAAACGGTGTTGTAGCTAGTTACATACACGGTGGCGGAAGAATCGGTGTTTTAGTTGAAGTTGGTTCAGAAGTTCAAGGAAATGTTGTTGAAGAAGTAGCTAAAGATGTTTGTATGCAAGTTGCTGCTGCAAACCCAGCATTCTTAAATAAAGATCAAGTTGATAACGAATCACTTGAAAAAGAAAAAGAAATCTACAGAGTTCAAGCTTTAAATGAAGGAAAGCCTGAAAACATAGTAGAAAAAATGGTTATGGGAAGAATCCAAAAATACTACAAAGAAGTATGTCTTTTAGAGCAAGCTTGGGTAAAAGATGGAGACAAAACTATAACTAAATATCTTCAAGAGAAATCTAAAGAAGTTGGTTCTCCAATTACTGTAAACTCTTTCGTAAGATTCGAAAGAGGAGAAGGTATCGAGAAGAAAGAAGAAAACTTTGCTGAAGAAGTTGCAAAACAAATTGGCGCAAAATAATTTAAAAGAGAACACAAAGTGTTCTCTTTTTTTAAAATAATATTCAAATGGAGGATGAAATATGTCAGAGTGTAAATATAAAAGAGTAATGCTAAAGTTATCTGGAGAAGCATTAGCTGGAGCTAACGGATTCGGAATAGACTTTAACGTAGCACTAAGAATTGCCAGTGAAATTAAGGAATTAGTTGATATGGGAGTAGAAGTTGGTGCTGTAGTTGGTGCTGGAAACATATGGAGAGGCAGACAAGGTGAAGATATGGACAGAACTACTGCTGATTATATGGGAATGCTTGGAACATGTATAAACGCATTAGCATTGCAAGATTCTTTAGAAAGTTTAGGTGTAATGACAAGAGTTCAATCTGCCATTGAAATGAAAGAAGTTGCTGAACCTTTTATAAGAAGAAGAGCAATGCGTCATCTTGAAAAGGGAAGAGTTGTAATATTTGCTGCTGGTACTGGAAATCCATATTTCTCAACTGATACTGCTGCTGCTTTAAGAGCTGCAGAAATTGAAGCAGATGTTATTTTGTTAGCTAAAAAAGTTGATGGAGTTTATGATAAAGATCCTCATAAGCATGACGATGCAGTTAAATTCGATGCTTTAAGTCATTTAGAAGTACTAGAAAAAGGACTTCAAGTTATGGATTCTACAGCATCATCACTTTGTAAGGATAACAATATTCCAATAATAGTATTCGCTTTAGATGAACCAGGAAATATTAAAAAGGCCATAACTGGTGAAAAAATAGGAACTATAGTTTCTTAATAATATAAGGAGGCATTTTTATGATTAAAGACGTTATTAAAACATCCGAAGAAAAAATGAATAAGACAATAAGTGTTTTAAGATCAGATTTAGCTACTTTAAAAGCAGGAAGAGCTAACCCTACTATGCTTGACAGAATAGAAGTTGACTATTATGGTAGCATGTGCCCAATAAGCCAAGTAGCAAACATATCTGCACCAGAACCAAGAGTGCTTATGATTACGCCTTGGGAAAAGTCTATGTTAAAAGAAATAGACAAAGCTATATTAAAGTCGGATTTAGGAATTAATCCTTCTAATGATGGTCAAGTAATAAGATTAGTTGTTCCAGAATTAACTGAAGAAACAAGAAAGAACTTAGTTAAAACAGTTAAAAAATACGGGGAAGAAGCTAAAGTTGCAATAAGATCTATTAGAAGAGATGCTAACGAAAAAATTAAAGCCTTAAAGAAGGACGGAGAAGTATCTGAGGATCAAATAAAAAAAGGCGAAGATGATGTACAAAAAATAACTGATAACTTTGTAAAAGAAGTGGATAGTATAGTTGCACATAAAGAAAAAGAGATTATGTCTATATAAACCTGCTCTTAAGCAGGTTTTTTTACTCTTGAGGATTTTTTGCCATATTTATTATGGGAGGATATATTATGTTTAATTTTTTAAAAAAGAAAGAAAGTAGCTCAAATGAAAGCTTAGATATTGCTTTAGACTATGATAACATTCCAAAACATATAGCTATAATAATGGATGGAAATGGAAGGTGGGCAAAACAGAAGGGTCTACCAAGAAGTTTTGGACACAAAGCAGGAACTGAAACAGTAAGAAAAGTAATTAAAGAATGTAATAGACTTGGTGTTAAATATCTTACACTTTATGCATTCTCAACAGAGAATTGGAAAAGGCCTAAAGATGAAGTAAATGTATTAATGAACATCCTAGTTGAATATCTAAGAAAAGAATTTAATGAGTTAAATGAAAATAATGTTGTTATAAATCATATTGGAGATATCACTGGATTACCTTTAGAATGCCAGAAAGAGTTAATATCTGCTTATGAAAGAACAAAGAATAATACTGGAGTTACCATGAATTTAGCTATCAATTATGGTGGAAGAACTGAAATAGTTGATGCTACTAAAAAAATAATAGAAGAAATAGAAAATGGTATACTAACAATAAATAATTTAAATGAAAAGATGTTTTCTTCTTATCTATATACAAAAAATATGCCAGATCCAGATTTAATTATAAGACCTTCTGGAGAGCAAAGATTAAGTAATTTCTTATTATGGCAATGTGCTTATTCAGAATTCTGGTATTCTAACATAAATTGGCCTGATTTTAACGAAAATGATTTACGTAAGGCTATTTTTGACTATCAAAATAGAGATAGAAGATACGGTGGAATAAAATAGCGGAGGTATCTTTATGAAATCCAATAATAGGTATTTGGGAGCAGTAATAATTGCACCTTTTATAATATTTATTTACTTAGGGGGAGATTATTTAAAGTATTTCACAATAGCCTTATCGGCAGTTGGGTTATACGAATTTTATAAGACATTGAAGGTAAAGGAGTTTAATCCAATAATCCCAGCCGGATATGTACTTTTAATTCTATTCTATTTATTTAACAACAATTTTGAAATATTAATGTACATAATAATAATTAGTTCCTTCATATTATTATGTATCCCTATAATTGATTTAAAAGTAACTTTTATAGACGTTGCATTAACTTTATTAGGATTTATCTATGTAGGAGTGTTTTTCTCATTTATTTATCTAGTAAATAAAAAACCAGGCGGAGAATTTTTAGTATGGTTAATATTTATAGGATCTTGGTTATGTGACACTAGTGCATATTATGCTGGAAGACTTTTTGGAAAGCATAAATTAATACCTAAAGTAAGTCCTAAAAAAACTATTGAAGGATCCATCGGTGGACTTATAGGTGCATCTATCTTTTGTGGTTTATTTGGAATTTTTGTACAAGGATATTTTACAGAAGTTCAATTATATCATTATTTTATAATAGGTGCTTTATGTGGAATATTCTCTCAATTTGGTGATTTAGTTGCATCATCAATAAAAAGATATGCAGGAATTAAAGATTACTCAAATCTAATTCCTGGTCATGGCGGAATATTAGATAGATTTGACTCAATTTTATTTTCAGGAATAATTGTATTTTATTATTTAACTTTTATTGTAAAATTATAAACTATATACGATATATGTAGTGCCTCATACCAAGTGAGGCACTTTTTTTCTGCAAAAAATAGTTACTATTTGTACTTGGTTGCTATAATTTTCTACTTATACAATAAGTTTATTAAAAACTTCATTGATATGATTTATATGTTTGATATAATAATACTATGAATGAAGACACTTAAGTTCGACGTATTTTAGGAGGTAAATAATGAAAAATGTAAGTATTTTAGGCGTTACAGGTTCTATTGGAACTCAGACACTAGATGTTATTAAGTTTCATAAAGATTCCTTGAAGCTTGTTGCAGCCTCAGCTCATAAGAATTGGGAAAAAACTATTGAAATTATAGATGAATTTAAACCTAATTATATAGTTATGACTGATGAATTTGCATATGAAAAAGTAAATGAGTATATCAAGAAAAACAACATATGCATAAGCTTGTTGTTTGGGATGGAAGGACTAGAAAAAATTGCGTCATTAGAAGAAATAGATGTAGTTTTGACATCAATTGTGGGAATGATAGGATTAAAGCCAACTTTAGCTGCAATTAGAGCTGGAAAAGATATAGCTTTAGCTAATAAAGAGACTTTAGTAGTTGCAGGTGAGTTAGTAATTGCTGAAGCTAAAAAACACGGTGTAAAAATTTTACCGGTTGATTCTGAACACGGTGCAATTTTTCAATGTCTTCAAGGAAAAGCAGATAATAAAATAAAAAAGGTTCTTTTAACAGCATCAGGCGGACCATTCAGGGGTAAGAAAATAGAAGATTTAGAAAATGTAACTTACCGGGACGCACTTAAACATCCAAAATGGAATATGGGTCAAAAAATTTCAATAGACTCTGCTACTCTAATGAATAAGGGGTTAGAGGTAATAGAAGCTCATTTTCTTTTTGATGTTTCCTATGAAGATATACAAGTAATTGTACATCCTGAAAGTATAATTCACTCAATGATTGAATATACTGATTCAAGTGTGATAGCACAATTAGGAAGTACAGATATGCGTTTGCCTATTCAATATGCTTTAAACTACCCTGAGAGAAAAGAAAATATATCTGAAACTTTAAACTTTTGGGAAATAAATAAATTAACCTTTGAAAAACCTGATTTTGATACTTTTAAATGTTTATCCCTAGCTTATAAAGCTGGAAAAGTAGGTGGAATTATGCCTACAATATTAAATGGAGCA is a window encoding:
- the topA gene encoding type I DNA topoisomerase; translation: MGQNLVIVESPAKAKTIGKYLGKNYVVEASMGHVRDLPKSQLGVSIEENFSPKYITIRGKGDLLDKLKKLAKKSDKIFLATDPDREGEAISWHLANILKISSEESCRIEFNEVTKEAVKASIKKPRPINQNLVDAQQARRVLDRLVGYQISPILWKNVKWGLSAGRVQSAALKLVCDRENEIKAFEPKEFWTVDCFLKKNNKKFQVKLSQYKNKKIEISTEEEALKIIEDLNKGNYLVKEVKKGSKLKNPLPPFTTSTLQQDANKKLNFMTKKTMSVAQKLYEGVEIKGRGTIGLITYMRTDSVRISSEAQEKALEFIKETYGESYSPKTPRVFKSKKNIQDAHEAIRPTYVEITPEIAKDNLTPEGYKLYSLIWKRFVASQMSSCELNTISVLIENGDYKLRASGSNIKFDGFMKIYEYTTDEENEDVTIPEIEAGEELKEDSIAPKQHFTQPPSRYTEASFVKLLEEKGIGRPSTYVPTISTLIDRKYVLREKKNLIPTDLGFIVNTIMSDYFNEIVDTDFTAEMESKLDNIEEGKDNWKKIVEEFFTPLKVSIEKAETEVSKIVIEDKVSDVPCDKCGRMMVIKHGRFGDFLACPGYPECQNTKPIVHEIDAPCPKCGGKVLLKRSKKGNKFYGCSNYPNCDFVSWHEPAKEKCDKCNSPMVYKYSKSKGKYLECTNSECGNKVPVTTENEEQ
- the codY gene encoding GTP-sensing pleiotropic transcriptional regulator CodY, producing the protein MSTLLSKTRKLNKILQKSGTEPVAFEDICEMLSDVMECNVYVVSRRGKILGHTFSVGFECEIMKKKVLEEKKFPEDYNNKLLNIHESLPNLHNKGICVFDGQGGCNLDNKITTIVPIIGNRERLGTLLLARFGTPFNDEDLVLAEYSATIVGMEMLRAKQVELEDEARKKAVVQLAIGTLSYSELEAVEHIFDELEGNEGLLVASKIADKVGITRSVIVNALRKFESAGVIESRSLGMKGTHIRILNDKLLEELKKIK
- the rpsB gene encoding 30S ribosomal protein S2, producing MSVISMKQLLEAGVHFGHQTRRWNPKMAPYIFTERNGIYIIDLQKTVKKVEEAYDFIKEVATEGKDILFVGTKKQAQEAIQEEAIRSNMHFVNNRWLGGMLTNFNTIRTRIRRLAELEQMEQDGTFEVLPKKEVTNLKNEKEKLIKNLGGMKEVNVSNIGAMFVVDPRKEKNAISEAKILGIPVVAIVDTNCDPDEVDYVIPGNDDAIRAVKLITAKLADAIIEGRQGEQLAE
- the tsf gene encoding translation elongation factor Ts, with amino-acid sequence MITAQSVKELRERTGAGMMDCKKALTECNGDMDKAVEILREKGLAAAAKKAGRVAAEGIVKTYISADKKKGAIVELNCETDFVAANDEFISFADRLAEMASTTTAADVEAFVNEKFNDEQTIQEALTALIAKLGENMTVRRFKNLSVENGVVASYIHGGGRIGVLVEVGSEVQGNVVEEVAKDVCMQVAAANPAFLNKDQVDNESLEKEKEIYRVQALNEGKPENIVEKMVMGRIQKYYKEVCLLEQAWVKDGDKTITKYLQEKSKEVGSPITVNSFVRFERGEGIEKKEENFAEEVAKQIGAK
- the pyrH gene encoding UMP kinase, with product MSECKYKRVMLKLSGEALAGANGFGIDFNVALRIASEIKELVDMGVEVGAVVGAGNIWRGRQGEDMDRTTADYMGMLGTCINALALQDSLESLGVMTRVQSAIEMKEVAEPFIRRRAMRHLEKGRVVIFAAGTGNPYFSTDTAAALRAAEIEADVILLAKKVDGVYDKDPHKHDDAVKFDALSHLEVLEKGLQVMDSTASSLCKDNNIPIIVFALDEPGNIKKAITGEKIGTIVS
- the frr gene encoding ribosome recycling factor, with the translated sequence MIKDVIKTSEEKMNKTISVLRSDLATLKAGRANPTMLDRIEVDYYGSMCPISQVANISAPEPRVLMITPWEKSMLKEIDKAILKSDLGINPSNDGQVIRLVVPELTEETRKNLVKTVKKYGEEAKVAIRSIRRDANEKIKALKKDGEVSEDQIKKGEDDVQKITDNFVKEVDSIVAHKEKEIMSI
- a CDS encoding isoprenyl transferase, translated to MFNFLKKKESSSNESLDIALDYDNIPKHIAIIMDGNGRWAKQKGLPRSFGHKAGTETVRKVIKECNRLGVKYLTLYAFSTENWKRPKDEVNVLMNILVEYLRKEFNELNENNVVINHIGDITGLPLECQKELISAYERTKNNTGVTMNLAINYGGRTEIVDATKKIIEEIENGILTINNLNEKMFSSYLYTKNMPDPDLIIRPSGEQRLSNFLLWQCAYSEFWYSNINWPDFNENDLRKAIFDYQNRDRRYGGIK
- a CDS encoding phosphatidate cytidylyltransferase; translation: MKSNNRYLGAVIIAPFIIFIYLGGDYLKYFTIALSAVGLYEFYKTLKVKEFNPIIPAGYVLLILFYLFNNNFEILMYIIIISSFILLCIPIIDLKVTFIDVALTLLGFIYVGVFFSFIYLVNKKPGGEFLVWLIFIGSWLCDTSAYYAGRLFGKHKLIPKVSPKKTIEGSIGGLIGASIFCGLFGIFVQGYFTEVQLYHYFIIGALCGIFSQFGDLVASSIKRYAGIKDYSNLIPGHGGILDRFDSILFSGIIVFYYLTFIVKL
- a CDS encoding 1-deoxy-D-xylulose-5-phosphate reductoisomerase, whose translation is MKNVSILGVTGSIGTQTLDVIKFHKDSLKLVAASAHKNWEKTIEIIDEFKPNYIVMTDEFAYEKVNEYIKKNNICISLLFGMEGLEKIASLEEIDVVLTSIVGMIGLKPTLAAIRAGKDIALANKETLVVAGELVIAEAKKHGVKILPVDSEHGAIFQCLQGKADNKIKKVLLTASGGPFRGKKIEDLENVTYRDALKHPKWNMGQKISIDSATLMNKGLEVIEAHFLFDVSYEDIQVIVHPESIIHSMIEYTDSSVIAQLGSTDMRLPIQYALNYPERKENISETLNFWEINKLTFEKPDFDTFKCLSLAYKAGKVGGIMPTILNGANEVLVELFLKDKIKFLEIPEIIEECMNKFYVESPLTLDLILTKDKEVRTYLYSIYS